The sequence below is a genomic window from Chromatiales bacterium.
GTGTCATTAGTATGAATTAATTGCATGAAAACCTTTTTTTGATTAGCTGTTTATTGGCAGTTATACCAAAGATTTTCAACAACTCGATCATTTAATAAGCAAACCTTACCGTTGCTTGCTTCCGTTAGAGACAAACATCAGGGCAAAAAGCCAAAGATTTAAGAATTAAAGCGTCCGGGCAACACGGAACCCGTAGTCGCTGCCACGGTCGGACGCATCGTTCCAGATTCGATGAGCGGAGCGAAGGTCCCTTGGAATGATGTCGAACCAGGAACCGCCACGCAACACGCGGACATCGCTATCAAAACTGCAATGACTCACCCAAGCACTACCATCCATTGATGCACCGTCGTAGTCATCGTGCCAACAATCCTCTACCCATTCCCATACATTACCGTGGACATCTTGCAAACCAAATGCGTTGGCAGGATAACTGCCCACTACCACAGTGCCACCATCTTGATTATTAAAGTTCGCCATATTCTTAGAAATCGTTGGTCCAAAAGTGTAGGCTGTTGTCGTGCCTGCTCTTGCCGCATATTCCCATTCCGCTTCGCTTAATAAACGATACTGATGACCAGTTTTCACAGATAACCAGTGAGCAAAACCGGTAGCATCTTTCCACGATACATTTACAACAGGATGTGCATCGCTCTGCTTAAAGAAAGTATTGCGCCACTCGCTGCTGCCAAGCCCTCCCGTTTCATCAATAAATGCTGCGTATTCTCGAACAGTCACCTCGTATTTACCAACCGCAAAAGGTTTAGCAATCGTGACCTTATGCTGCGGCCCTTCGTTCTTATCTCTTCCAGCCTCATCTGCTGGAGCACCCATCATAAAGCTACCTGCCGGCACAACCACCATCACTGGACAGATGCTACAATCTTGGAAAGTATCGCTCGCTTGATAACGCGACTCGGCAGATGTTAAGCATGAAAATAATAGCAATAGCAAAAATAGATCTATACGCAATTTGCCAGCTAGTCTGTTGAATTTGGTTGCGTTGTTTTGTCTAAAGTAATCCATTTTGTCTTTCTCTATATCTTGCATATGTTTTCCTTTGTTAATTAGGTGTCCCCTCCTAGTTTATCTGAACTTAAACTGACACAATTTAGATTACCGCCTCAAATAATCGCCTAGTAATTTATTTGTGTCATCAGTTTATGAATTCCTTGCATGAAAACCTTCTTTTGATTAGCTGCTTATTGTCACTGATACTGGAGATTTTCAACAACTCGATCATTTAATCGGCAAACCTCACCATTGCTTGCCTCTGTGAGAGACAAACATCAGGGTAAAAAGCTAAAGAGCCAAGAATTAAAGCGTCCGGGCAACACGAAACCCAACGGAGTTGTGACGGATCGCCGCACCTTCTGCTAGGCGAACAGCAGAGCGCAGGTCTATAGAGTGGAAGAGCCAGGAACCGCCACGCAACATGTTGAATGACTCATCCTCGCAACTACTCAGCCAAGCGCTACCGTCGGTCGGTGCACCGTTATAGTCTCGATGCCAACAATCCTCTACCCACTCCCATACATTGCCGTGGACATCGTGCAAACCGAATGCATTGGCAGGATAACTGCCCACTGCCACAGTACCGCCATTGTTATTATTAAAGTTCACCATATTCTTAGAAATCGTTGGTCCGAAAGTATAAGATGTTGTCGTGCCTGCTCTTGCCACATATTCCCATTCTGCTTCGCTTAATAAACGATACTGATGACCGGTTTTCACAGATAACCAGTGAGTAAAACCGGTAGCATCTTCCCACGATACACTGACAACAGGATGTGCATCGCTCTGCTTAAAGAATGTATTGCGCCACTCGTTGCTGCCAAGCCCTCCCGTTTCATCAATAAATGCTGCGTATTCCCGGACAGTCACCTCATATTTACCAACCGCAAAAGGTTTAGCAATCGTGACCTGATGTTGAGGCCTTTCGTCCTCAGTTCTCCTACCTCCATCTTCTGAAGAACCCATCATAAAGCTACCTGCCGGCACAACCACCATTACCGGACAGATGCTACAATCTTGGAAAGTATCGCCCGCTTGGTAACGCGACTCAGCAGATGCTAGGCATGAAAATAATAGAAATAGCAAAAATAAATCTATACGCAATTTGCCGACTAGTCTATTGGATTTGGTTGCGTTGTTTTGTCTAAAGTAATCCATTTTGTCTTTCTCTATATCTTTCATATGCCTTCCTCCGTTAATTAGATCTCCCCACCTAGTTTATCTTAACTCAAACTTACGCAATTTAGATGACCGCCATCCTTATTTAGGCAATATTTAAGCTACGCTCTTACTGCTTTCATTTTCATATATGGGCTCATACGGCTTATAGCTTCGGCTGGATTAACCATGATCAAATTTATGAACGATCTATTAGATTTGAAAGAGCAGCTGAAACGAAAATAACACCTGACACCAACATCCTTAAAACCGCATAACTTCATAGGTATTAAGTATAGCTCGCGCTGAGATCGTTGCTGTATCGCGAGCTATGAGCTTCGTTTTTTTAGAACAAGATGGCTATTAAAGCATTTTAGCTATGAAACTAGTAATTGCGGTGTATATTCCTATTGCTATAACCAGACGCCAGGTTAGTTGCTCTTTCAACTCTGCCAAACCTGCTTTTAAGTCTGCCTTAGTCGCAACATCCTTTGAACTCGCAACATCGGCGACTGCTTCCTTCGCTTCATCCGGCGAAAGGCCTAGCTTTGTAAGTGCGTTGTATAAAGCTATCTCTGACATCTTTATTCTCCTTGATGGTGTCTCAATTGATATTATAGTACACCCGCCCACAGACAACAAACGAATTCTGCATAGAGTCATGGTTCAAAACTTCGCTGATCGTGATTTAACATAAACTGCTTATTCGCAGGTATTTCTTATCTTCGCCTAAAATCGGTGATCTCCAATCCACGTTACGGTCGTGAGCGCAGGCCACCACACACGGCTAAAGTCCTGGATAAAGCCGGCAGGTCAAAGATTAGTAGATGACGGTAAGGTAGTAATATCAAAAAACTTGCAATACCGCCATCAGTTCTCAACATCAATGAATCATTGATGTGAAAATTATCTGAAAAAAGACCGAGAGAGTTGCCAGGTTAATGATCATTTGGTTAACGATCATTTAGTAAGCCGAAGGTAGTCACTGGCGGAGAGGGGGGGATTCGAACCCCCGGATCGCTTGCGCGATCTTCGGTTTTCAAGACCGATGCCTTCGACCGCTCGGCCACCTCTCCATTGCGACTAAAAGAACTATCAATTATAAACAAATAACCGACGATGTGCTGATAACCAAAGGCGGAGAAGTGGCGATTTTAATATAAATTTAATTTACTTTCACTCAAGACGGGGGATAACTATCGGCTAGCCCGTGCAATGGCTTCAAAGTCTACCTCTTTGTACATAAAGCTCTGCTTATCAAATAGCTTATTACCGTATTGGTCTATCCAATCCTTATGGTAGCTCAGAGTATATTCGCCAGGTGGCATAACATTGAATATCACATTGTATTTGTCGGTGATCTTACCAGGCAATGCCATATTACGAGCATAGTGCAAATTATCAATCAAGTTGATATGCGGCACCAAATCTACGGTTGCTATGGCACCGGTTTCTGCATTGATAACTTGAGCAGTCATCACTAAATAGCCGACGAATCCTCCAGCCGGCGTCCCTTCGGGGATATCGTCCTCTGCCCAGTTCACTCGTGCCTCTATATGTACATGGGTTTGATCCTCAGGCAAATTATAGCCGGCCGGCATAACCGTATCTTTAACAGCTCCTTCAAAGATAAGCTGTATGCCCGGTTCTATAATCTCTTCACCAATGACTAGCTCTTCGGCATTCGCCACTTGGATAGCGAATAACGCCGATATACAAAATGCAAATAAAGTTTTCATAATGATCTCCTTGTTTAAGTTAAATATAAAATTGCAAGACGATGCTTGCCCAGTTTAGTTATCATAATATTCGTATCGCAATAACTTCATAAACTAGTGTGCGATGCCA
It includes:
- a CDS encoding formylglycine-generating enzyme family protein, with the protein product MQDIEKDKMDYFRQNNATKFNRLAGKLRIDLFLLLLLFSCLTSAESRYQASDTFQDCSICPVMVVVPAGSFMMGAPADEAGRDKNEGPQHKVTIAKPFAVGKYEVTVREYAAFIDETGGLGSSEWRNTFFKQSDAHPVVNVSWKDATGFAHWLSVKTGHQYRLLSEAEWEYAARAGTTTAYTFGPTISKNMANFNNQDGGTVVVGSYPANAFGLQDVHGNVWEWVEDCWHDDYDGASMDGSAWVSHCSFDSDVRVLRGGSWFDIIPRDLRSAHRIWNDASDRGSDYGFRVARTL
- a CDS encoding formylglycine-generating enzyme family protein, with product MKDIEKDKMDYFRQNNATKSNRLVGKLRIDLFLLFLLFSCLASAESRYQAGDTFQDCSICPVMVVVPAGSFMMGSSEDGGRRTEDERPQHQVTIAKPFAVGKYEVTVREYAAFIDETGGLGSNEWRNTFFKQSDAHPVVSVSWEDATGFTHWLSVKTGHQYRLLSEAEWEYVARAGTTTSYTFGPTISKNMVNFNNNNGGTVAVGSYPANAFGLHDVHGNVWEWVEDCWHRDYNGAPTDGSAWLSSCEDESFNMLRGGSWLFHSIDLRSAVRLAEGAAIRHNSVGFRVARTL
- a CDS encoding iron transporter, which produces MKTLFAFCISALFAIQVANAEELVIGEEIIEPGIQLIFEGAVKDTVMPAGYNLPEDQTHVHIEARVNWAEDDIPEGTPAGGFVGYLVMTAQVINAETGAIATVDLVPHINLIDNLHYARNMALPGKITDKYNVIFNVMPPGEYTLSYHKDWIDQYGNKLFDKQSFMYKEVDFEAIARASR